A genomic stretch from Canis lupus baileyi chromosome 3, mCanLup2.hap1, whole genome shotgun sequence includes:
- the LOC140630872 gene encoding caspase-1 isoform X1 yields the protein MADKVLKDKRRLFVRSVDMGTINGLLDELFEKRVLNHEEMERVRYAHSTVMDQARVLIDSVLRKGPNACQIFISNICNEDIHLAQTLGLSSGSPSGNDHTKLDSQVEVPSLPEDKHDKNPFKILETVGKELITGVLHGLLEKDILKLEDAEKKTFYDAKPEDKPWVILNSVRQKRQEAGQALVHTFINTDKYSTSVEAFVENMPGPTIPDSEESTDTLKLCPPETFVKMYKEKAEEIYPIKERKDRTRLALIICNIEFDHLSTRDGAELDIAGMESLLEGLGYSVVVKRKLTAKGMESVLREFAARPEHKSSDSTFLVLMSHGILNGICGTAHSVENPDVLAYDTIFQIFNNRHCLNLKDKPKVIIIQACRGENPGELWVSDSPKASTDSWTHQPLMLKSDAIHKVHVEKDFIAFCSSTPHNVSWRHITKGSLFIAQLITCFQKYSWCCHLEGVFRKVQQSFEKPDVKAQMPTIERVSMTRYFYLFPGN from the exons ATGGCCG ACAAGGTCCTGAAGGACAAGAGAAGGCTGTTTGTCCGGTCAGTAGACATGGGGACCATCAATGGTTTGCTGGATGAACTCTTTGAGAAAAGAGTGCTGAACCACGAGGAGATGGAGCGAGTGCGGTATGCACACTCTACAGTTATGGATCAGGCCCGAGTTCTGATTGACTCCGTCCTTCGGAAAGGGCCAAATGCAtgccagatttttatttctaatatttgcaATGAGGACATTCACCTGGCACAGACGCTGGGGCTCTCCTCAG GTTCACCATCTGGAAATGATCATACCAAACTAGACTCTCAAGTAGAAGTTCCTTCTTTACCAG AAGACAAACACGACAAAAATCCATTTAAGATTTTGGAAACTGTGGGCAAAGAACTCATTACTGGTGTTTTGCATGGCTTGTTGGAAAAAGATATCCTGAAATTGGAGGatgcagaaaagaaaacattttatgatGCCAAACCTGAAGACAAGCCCTGGGTCATTCTGAACTCTGTGCGACAGAAACGCCAGGAGGCAGGTCAAGCCCTTGTCCATACTTTCATTAATACGGACAAATATTCCACCAGTGTAGAAG CCTTCGTGGAAAACATGCCTGGGCCAACCATTCCTGACTCAGAAGAATCTACAGATACTCTCAAGCTTTGTCCTCCTGAAACATTTGTGAAAATGTATAAAGAGAAGGCTGAAGAG ATCTACCcaataaaggagagaaaggatCGTACTCGTCTGGCTCTCATCATATGCAATATAGAGTTTGATCATCTTTCTACCAGGGATGGAGCTGAACTTGACATTGCAGGaatggagagtctgctggagGGCCTGGGCTACAGTGTAGTTGTGAAACGGAAACTCACTGCTAAG GGTATGGAATCAGTGTTACGGGAATTTGCCGCCCGCCCAGAGCATAAGTCCTCAGACAGCACATTCTTGGTGTTAATGTCTCACGGCATCCTGAATGGAATCTGTGGGACCGCACACAGCGTGGAAAATCCAGATGTACTAGCTTATGACACCATCTTCCAGATTTTCAACAACCGTCACTGCCTCAACCTCAAGGACAAACCGAAGGTCATCATCATCCAGGCCTGCAGAGGTG AAAATCCTGGGGAACTGTGGGTCAGCGACTCTCCAAAAGCCTCGACAGACAGCTGGACACATCAACCTCTGATGCTCAAGAGCGATGCCATTCACAAGGTCCACGTGGAGAAGGACTTCATTGCTTTCTGCTCCTCAACCCCAC ATAATGTGTCCTGGAGACATATCACAAAGGGATCTCTTTTCATTGCACAACTCATCACATGCTTCCAAAAATATTCCTGGTGCTGTCACCTAGAAGGAGTATTCCGGAAG gtacAACAATCATTTGAAAAACCAGATGTGAAAGCCCAGATGCCGACCATTGAACGAGTATCCATGACAAGATATTTCTATCTCTTCCCTGGCAATTGA
- the LOC140630872 gene encoding caspase-1 isoform X2, protein MADKVLKDKRRLFVRSVDMGTINGLLDELFEKRVLNHEEMERVRYAHSTVMDQARVLIDSVLRKGPNACQIFISNICNEDIHLAQTLGLSSGSPSGNDHTKLDSQVEVPSLPAFVENMPGPTIPDSEESTDTLKLCPPETFVKMYKEKAEEIYPIKERKDRTRLALIICNIEFDHLSTRDGAELDIAGMESLLEGLGYSVVVKRKLTAKGMESVLREFAARPEHKSSDSTFLVLMSHGILNGICGTAHSVENPDVLAYDTIFQIFNNRHCLNLKDKPKVIIIQACRGENPGELWVSDSPKASTDSWTHQPLMLKSDAIHKVHVEKDFIAFCSSTPHNVSWRHITKGSLFIAQLITCFQKYSWCCHLEGVFRKVQQSFEKPDVKAQMPTIERVSMTRYFYLFPGN, encoded by the exons ATGGCCG ACAAGGTCCTGAAGGACAAGAGAAGGCTGTTTGTCCGGTCAGTAGACATGGGGACCATCAATGGTTTGCTGGATGAACTCTTTGAGAAAAGAGTGCTGAACCACGAGGAGATGGAGCGAGTGCGGTATGCACACTCTACAGTTATGGATCAGGCCCGAGTTCTGATTGACTCCGTCCTTCGGAAAGGGCCAAATGCAtgccagatttttatttctaatatttgcaATGAGGACATTCACCTGGCACAGACGCTGGGGCTCTCCTCAG GTTCACCATCTGGAAATGATCATACCAAACTAGACTCTCAAGTAGAAGTTCCTTCTTTACCAG CCTTCGTGGAAAACATGCCTGGGCCAACCATTCCTGACTCAGAAGAATCTACAGATACTCTCAAGCTTTGTCCTCCTGAAACATTTGTGAAAATGTATAAAGAGAAGGCTGAAGAG ATCTACCcaataaaggagagaaaggatCGTACTCGTCTGGCTCTCATCATATGCAATATAGAGTTTGATCATCTTTCTACCAGGGATGGAGCTGAACTTGACATTGCAGGaatggagagtctgctggagGGCCTGGGCTACAGTGTAGTTGTGAAACGGAAACTCACTGCTAAG GGTATGGAATCAGTGTTACGGGAATTTGCCGCCCGCCCAGAGCATAAGTCCTCAGACAGCACATTCTTGGTGTTAATGTCTCACGGCATCCTGAATGGAATCTGTGGGACCGCACACAGCGTGGAAAATCCAGATGTACTAGCTTATGACACCATCTTCCAGATTTTCAACAACCGTCACTGCCTCAACCTCAAGGACAAACCGAAGGTCATCATCATCCAGGCCTGCAGAGGTG AAAATCCTGGGGAACTGTGGGTCAGCGACTCTCCAAAAGCCTCGACAGACAGCTGGACACATCAACCTCTGATGCTCAAGAGCGATGCCATTCACAAGGTCCACGTGGAGAAGGACTTCATTGCTTTCTGCTCCTCAACCCCAC ATAATGTGTCCTGGAGACATATCACAAAGGGATCTCTTTTCATTGCACAACTCATCACATGCTTCCAAAAATATTCCTGGTGCTGTCACCTAGAAGGAGTATTCCGGAAG gtacAACAATCATTTGAAAAACCAGATGTGAAAGCCCAGATGCCGACCATTGAACGAGTATCCATGACAAGATATTTCTATCTCTTCCCTGGCAATTGA